The following coding sequences lie in one Candidatus Neptunochlamydia sp. REUL1 genomic window:
- a CDS encoding IS630 family transposase, producing the protein MPAGVEIESVDIWFQDEARVGQRGTVTRTWANKGTRPRLARQQQFEYAYIFGAICPVRDEAVGLVMPAVNTEAMLVHLEHISMKIPEGRHAVIVLDRAAWHTTKRLKRFSNISLLPLPPVSPELNPTEQVWQTLRDEHLANRCYEDYDAITMACCDAWNAFVDTPTRVRRLCSRPWAIL; encoded by the coding sequence TTGCCAGCAGGAGTAGAAATAGAGTCTGTTGATATTTGGTTCCAAGATGAGGCTAGAGTGGGGCAAAGAGGCACTGTAACCCGTACATGGGCCAATAAAGGAACACGTCCTCGGCTCGCACGTCAGCAGCAATTTGAATACGCTTACATATTTGGAGCTATTTGCCCCGTTAGAGATGAAGCTGTAGGCCTTGTAATGCCAGCTGTAAATACAGAGGCAATGCTTGTGCATCTTGAGCACATTTCCATGAAGATTCCTGAAGGAAGGCATGCAGTTATTGTGCTGGATAGAGCTGCTTGGCATACAACAAAGCGACTTAAAAGGTTTAGCAACATAAGCCTTCTACCGCTTCCTCCGGTTTCTCCAGAGTTGAATCCAACAGAACAAGTATGGCAAACGCTTCGAGATGAACATCTAGCGAATCGCTGTTATGAAGATTATGATGCGATTACAATGGCCTGCTGCGATGCATGGAATGCATTTGTTGACACTCCAACCAGAGTGAGAAGGCTCTGCTCAAGACCGTGGGCTATTTTATGA
- a CDS encoding helix-turn-helix domain-containing protein, with protein sequence MLRGRKAAQIKGLDQYDFDKLAKTEGSPRERRRFLAFAHLQEGKTFTETAAFVRVKLRSLMRWIKRFRTEGFEGLKDKPGRGKKPLIPLENQAAFRQAVLELQEKKVGGRIKGRDILELMKTKYGVDPSLKTVYNTLKRADLVWISGRSIHPKADLEAQETFKKTSQKK encoded by the coding sequence GTGTTGAGAGGAAGAAAGGCCGCTCAGATAAAAGGACTTGATCAGTACGATTTCGATAAGCTTGCTAAAACAGAGGGGAGTCCAAGAGAAAGGAGGAGGTTTCTGGCATTTGCCCATCTCCAAGAAGGGAAGACGTTTACAGAAACAGCAGCCTTTGTACGGGTGAAACTCAGGTCTTTGATGAGGTGGATCAAGAGATTTAGAACGGAAGGTTTCGAAGGGTTAAAAGATAAGCCGGGTAGAGGTAAGAAGCCATTGATACCTCTAGAAAATCAAGCTGCATTCAGGCAAGCTGTTTTAGAGCTGCAAGAGAAGAAAGTAGGTGGTCGTATCAAAGGGAGGGACATTTTGGAATTGATGAAAACAAAATATGGAGTCGACCCATCTTTGAAGACGGTATACAATACATTGAAAAGGGCTGACCTCGTCTGGATCTCGGGTCGATCAATTCACCCCAAGGCAGACTTAGAAGCCCAAGAGACTTTTAAAAAAACTTCTCAGAAAAAGTAG
- a CDS encoding IS630 family transposase, giving the protein MKKTLNHPKACETKRQIFQGKIAEYKRLGKPIVYIDESGFAHDMPRTHGYSKIGQRCFGTHDWGAKGRTNAIGALLGTSLLTLALFECNINTDAFSIWAEEDLLPKLPSESILVMDNASFHKSKSMQEKIHAAGHTLEYLPPYSPDLNPIEHKWAQAKSKRRKYQCGIDELFKEHCL; this is encoded by the coding sequence ATAAAAAAAACTCTCAACCATCCCAAGGCCTGCGAAACAAAAAGACAAATCTTTCAAGGAAAAATCGCAGAATATAAACGTTTGGGAAAGCCAATTGTATATATTGATGAAAGCGGGTTTGCCCATGATATGCCCCGCACCCACGGTTACTCCAAAATAGGACAGCGATGTTTTGGTACTCATGATTGGGGAGCAAAAGGAAGAACAAATGCAATAGGGGCATTACTTGGAACAAGCCTCCTTACACTTGCGTTATTCGAGTGCAATATTAATACAGACGCCTTTTCCATTTGGGCAGAGGAGGACTTGCTACCGAAACTTCCCTCTGAAAGTATTCTGGTTATGGATAATGCTTCATTCCATAAAAGCAAATCTATGCAAGAGAAGATCCACGCTGCAGGCCATACCTTGGAATATCTTCCTCCCTATTCCCCTGATCTAAACCCTATTGAACACAAGTGGGCACAGGCAAAGTCTAAGCGAAGAAAATATCAATGTGGAATAGACGAACTTTTCAAGGAGCACTGCCTATAA
- a CDS encoding IS630 transposase-related protein — MTYSLDFRKKVLSIRSKEKLSFAQVARRFGVSVNSVFLWSKRLEPRRTKIRPAIKIDREILMEDIKKYPDAFNYERAHRLKVSTSGIRCAMKRLRISYKKNSQPSQGLRNKKTNLSRKNRRI; from the coding sequence ATGACATATTCGCTAGATTTTAGAAAAAAAGTTCTATCGATCCGAAGCAAAGAAAAATTAAGCTTTGCCCAAGTAGCAAGACGCTTTGGAGTAAGTGTAAATAGTGTGTTTCTCTGGTCTAAGAGGTTAGAGCCGAGGCGCACTAAAATCAGACCTGCAATAAAGATTGATAGAGAGATCTTGATGGAGGATATCAAGAAATACCCTGATGCCTTCAACTATGAACGAGCACACCGTCTCAAAGTAAGCACTTCAGGCATTCGGTGTGCCATGAAGAGGTTAAGAATTAGCTATAAAAAAAACTCTCAACCATCCCAAGGCCTGCGAAACAAAAAGACAAATCTTTCAAGGAAAAATCGCAGAATATAA
- a CDS encoding transposase gives MKKFDEEFKANAVRLVREERMKIKDVAHDLGIGKSTLSYWLGLNRKGELIKTASQKKEDEDMRKLRKENRILKEERDILKKAMGIFSSMSKADTEL, from the coding sequence ATGAAGAAATTTGACGAAGAATTCAAAGCCAATGCAGTTCGTTTAGTCAGAGAAGAAAGGATGAAAATCAAAGACGTGGCACATGATTTAGGAATTGGTAAATCAACGCTTAGCTACTGGTTAGGACTCAATCGAAAGGGAGAGCTTATCAAAACGGCAAGTCAAAAAAAAGAAGATGAAGATATGAGAAAACTCAGAAAAGAGAATCGCATCTTAAAAGAGGAAAGAGACATCCTAAAAAAAGCCATGGGCATCTTCTCATCAATGTCAAAAGCAGATACAGAATTATGA
- a CDS encoding NACHT domain-containing protein gives MSLRVHHQFQLNQLSRTEGSPDILNPKLQDLVKLMQAETCSLPVQKAHQLQDRQALIARIAMYKFQLETLKEEGMPEENLFRLHVILSSLSHSLCCKTHTIVTDPLTGERFSPLQIALLGGGCGVSQEAPFLDLSNSYKPSLVSPDTPDATQRYKEKAEQLLESASFMRDSDSRAQVMQAIQWITRFQPYALEAILPKKAEESLSDLLESLKIVLDIQENLVGAALAELSHAILNKIFETTQKDSSYCISEKAKEKWLEILEHGKKKITTHSHLPTNALTYEIDIIKRGVNILADTKKTGKEALEKIVGGALKSVVAFSIDPSFFEGLKEGALYLGKKLYHEHEAKAFKTILYLESCQADLKQTICNIKENVSSSMLAKKIVAILSNASDPAKAIRKIRAATQNATSSEASKINDILESDSLNPEEAIKRINSTLNPIEGVKNFLRDIQDKVVVSSDQWQITYAWINLLTNLITQQNQPFSKADLSSQLVNKENIENIWNDLIKKKILLPLSGERALLISENLRELSLKKAFSEEELYQTLSHFAIKKAPRELTEFIYRGDETFKGIEKYLCFGTEETIPLSEGADKVVALLSSQSDIQDFLKTLGPIKIIHSFFRFFLVTSVQAFKEKIKISQGQGEPIFRRIHEDLATLTTILRKEQADSETLLSAATYLTDMIKIATKGQAQFERRLEAFDRSEKTLLSFFEEQERGFSEVQKIVTTIRDEGQDAYEKYKSLKEGFEKVKRFLEESPVKVEALQKELEDISNQDNPIFLKTFIKELESLKNQLVAQDFQEKEMKTLNLPSLPENNDFSLLEKKEEQMDGSLTIIQEKYQQKYEFLSPILVQMEKEWNRDPLNLLTKGKQRLEKILQEKQENITNTSKTILELTKSDTLHTISDLFVPVKSEWFSKMTKLLEGDAWRVREKALSSLYHLKTFAKNELPIEEVQKALLFRKIYETHPKVRLLINNPDWAIYMTVVLQECWQTEQEKIKEDIKERFETLQEVQNQISHEPNLEKQRKIIAYCQGKQKELNAVLDNLTGMQDQMGLAIQFLGDMKSQLFAIQQDLKEIQADVKEIKKGVEFLVGKPIDELFSFRKEMAAQNPALNKVYISIDCYSVENNNEKKPLMDEVLTFITYPKEKETRKGSVSKRPAFKGKTTLLITGEPGAGKSTFMRHLEHELWEKKKAAWKDIGKAESKKIIPIVCSLPRLQQPLTDLVQETLEREYGFDERNIRELKDKAREGIYNIVFILDSYDEINPRYQYKNLYDSNDLELWGNPVSMGFPKVIITSRIEYLESHPGYDSLFHPKISDALEDYDAQSRYMERRIAPFVDQRNDYFNQIYLRSIQRRWDGKKYNQKNMKILIELLNIETPIELSDIKEHFDPVFLQREEKYLEELWSPKKYLSEIKAIPELEEFLKTPFMTEIIVDVLPGIRQELGKESTDLAPKKWTDMI, from the coding sequence ATGAGCTTAAGAGTTCATCATCAATTTCAACTAAACCAACTGAGCAGAACTGAAGGATCCCCCGATATCCTTAATCCAAAGCTCCAAGATTTAGTAAAATTGATGCAGGCAGAAACTTGTTCTCTTCCTGTGCAAAAAGCTCATCAATTGCAAGATCGACAAGCACTTATCGCTCGCATTGCAATGTATAAATTCCAATTGGAAACTTTAAAAGAAGAGGGAATGCCAGAAGAAAACCTCTTTCGCTTACACGTTATATTATCTTCGTTATCACATTCCCTCTGCTGCAAGACTCATACGATTGTAACTGATCCGTTAACCGGAGAAAGATTTAGCCCACTGCAGATCGCCTTGTTAGGAGGAGGGTGTGGAGTATCTCAAGAAGCACCTTTTTTAGACCTCTCAAATAGCTACAAACCTTCCTTAGTCAGTCCAGACACACCTGACGCAACACAAAGATACAAGGAGAAAGCAGAGCAACTTTTAGAAAGCGCTTCATTTATGAGAGATAGCGACTCTAGAGCCCAGGTTATGCAAGCGATTCAATGGATAACACGTTTCCAACCCTATGCTCTTGAAGCCATATTACCTAAAAAAGCAGAAGAAAGTCTTTCCGATCTTCTTGAGTCTTTAAAAATTGTATTAGACATTCAAGAAAATCTTGTGGGGGCTGCTCTAGCAGAATTATCTCATGCAATCCTTAATAAAATTTTTGAAACAACCCAAAAAGATTCCTCTTATTGCATTAGTGAAAAGGCAAAGGAGAAGTGGCTAGAGATTCTTGAACATGGAAAGAAAAAAATTACAACTCACTCTCATCTGCCAACCAATGCTCTTACATATGAGATAGATATTATCAAAAGAGGAGTGAATATTCTTGCAGATACAAAAAAAACAGGAAAAGAAGCCCTAGAGAAAATCGTCGGAGGCGCTTTAAAGTCAGTGGTGGCTTTTTCTATTGATCCATCTTTTTTTGAAGGACTAAAAGAAGGGGCTCTTTATCTGGGAAAGAAGCTTTATCATGAACATGAGGCAAAAGCTTTTAAGACGATTCTTTATCTAGAATCGTGCCAAGCAGATCTTAAACAAACTATTTGTAATATAAAAGAGAACGTCTCTTCCTCTATGCTAGCAAAAAAAATCGTAGCCATTCTTTCTAATGCCTCTGATCCTGCAAAGGCCATTAGAAAAATCCGTGCTGCGACTCAAAACGCTACCTCTTCAGAAGCTAGTAAAATCAATGATATTCTTGAGAGCGACTCTCTTAATCCTGAAGAAGCAATCAAAAGGATCAATAGTACCCTGAATCCCATAGAGGGGGTTAAAAATTTTCTTAGAGATATCCAAGACAAAGTGGTTGTTTCATCTGATCAGTGGCAAATCACTTACGCATGGATTAATCTTCTCACTAACTTAATTACTCAGCAAAATCAACCTTTTTCTAAGGCAGATCTTAGCTCTCAGTTAGTGAATAAAGAAAATATTGAAAATATTTGGAATGATCTTATCAAGAAAAAAATCCTCCTTCCTCTTTCAGGGGAGAGAGCTCTTTTAATTTCTGAAAATCTAAGAGAACTCTCACTAAAAAAAGCTTTTTCTGAAGAAGAGCTCTATCAAACCCTTAGTCATTTTGCCATCAAGAAAGCTCCTAGGGAATTAACAGAATTCATCTATCGTGGAGATGAAACTTTTAAAGGAATCGAAAAGTACCTTTGTTTTGGAACAGAAGAAACCATTCCTCTGAGTGAAGGAGCTGACAAAGTGGTTGCTCTTTTATCTTCTCAAAGTGACATTCAGGACTTTTTAAAAACTCTAGGTCCGATCAAAATTATTCACTCTTTTTTTCGATTTTTCCTTGTGACATCTGTGCAAGCTTTTAAAGAAAAGATAAAAATCTCTCAAGGACAGGGAGAGCCAATCTTCAGAAGAATTCATGAAGATCTTGCCACTTTAACAACGATCCTTAGAAAAGAACAAGCCGATTCAGAAACACTATTATCTGCTGCTACTTACCTCACAGACATGATTAAAATAGCAACAAAAGGACAGGCACAATTTGAAAGAAGGCTGGAAGCTTTTGACCGCTCTGAAAAAACTCTTTTATCCTTCTTTGAAGAACAAGAAAGAGGATTTAGTGAAGTACAAAAAATCGTCACAACCATTCGAGATGAAGGGCAAGATGCTTATGAAAAATACAAAAGCCTAAAAGAAGGTTTTGAAAAAGTAAAGAGATTTTTAGAAGAATCTCCTGTAAAAGTAGAGGCTCTACAAAAAGAATTAGAAGATATTTCTAATCAAGACAATCCTATTTTTTTGAAAACCTTTATTAAAGAACTTGAAAGTTTGAAAAATCAGCTTGTTGCACAGGACTTTCAAGAAAAAGAGATGAAGACATTGAACCTCCCCTCTCTTCCAGAAAACAATGACTTTTCTCTTTTGGAAAAAAAAGAGGAGCAAATGGATGGTTCTTTGACCATTATCCAGGAGAAATATCAACAGAAATATGAATTTCTTTCTCCGATTTTGGTTCAAATGGAGAAGGAGTGGAATAGGGATCCTCTTAACCTTCTCACAAAAGGAAAGCAGCGTCTAGAAAAAATTCTACAAGAAAAACAAGAAAATATAACCAACACATCTAAAACAATATTAGAGCTTACTAAATCTGATACGCTTCATACAATCTCAGATCTTTTTGTTCCTGTTAAAAGTGAATGGTTTTCTAAAATGACCAAGCTTCTTGAAGGAGATGCTTGGCGCGTTCGGGAAAAAGCTCTTTCTTCCTTATATCATCTAAAAACCTTTGCTAAAAATGAGCTCCCTATTGAGGAGGTGCAAAAGGCTCTTTTATTTAGAAAAATCTATGAAACGCACCCTAAAGTCAGGCTTCTTATCAATAATCCTGATTGGGCGATCTATATGACGGTCGTACTTCAAGAGTGTTGGCAAACAGAGCAAGAGAAAATTAAAGAGGACATTAAAGAGCGGTTTGAAACACTGCAAGAAGTTCAAAATCAAATCAGTCATGAACCTAATTTAGAAAAGCAAAGAAAAATCATTGCCTACTGCCAAGGAAAACAGAAAGAGCTCAATGCTGTTTTAGATAATCTCACTGGTATGCAAGATCAAATGGGGCTGGCCATTCAATTCCTTGGGGATATGAAATCTCAACTATTTGCCATCCAACAAGATCTGAAGGAGATCCAGGCAGATGTAAAAGAAATTAAAAAAGGGGTTGAATTTCTTGTAGGAAAACCAATTGATGAACTTTTCTCCTTTCGCAAGGAGATGGCAGCTCAAAACCCTGCTCTTAATAAAGTCTATATTTCTATTGATTGCTATTCTGTTGAAAACAACAACGAGAAAAAACCTCTCATGGATGAGGTATTGACCTTTATCACTTATCCAAAAGAGAAGGAAACTAGAAAAGGATCTGTTTCAAAGCGACCTGCATTCAAAGGTAAAACAACCCTTCTCATTACCGGAGAACCGGGGGCTGGAAAATCGACTTTTATGCGTCATTTAGAACATGAATTATGGGAAAAGAAAAAAGCTGCATGGAAAGATATAGGCAAAGCTGAGTCTAAAAAAATCATTCCGATTGTTTGCTCTTTACCTCGTCTTCAACAACCCTTAACAGACCTTGTTCAAGAAACATTAGAGCGAGAATATGGTTTTGATGAAAGAAATATTCGAGAGCTAAAAGATAAAGCAAGAGAAGGAATCTATAACATTGTCTTTATCTTGGACAGTTATGATGAAATAAACCCCCGCTACCAATACAAAAACCTCTATGACAGTAACGATTTAGAACTGTGGGGAAACCCCGTTTCTATGGGATTTCCAAAAGTCATCATCACCTCTAGAATTGAATATTTAGAATCCCATCCTGGGTACGACTCTCTTTTTCACCCTAAAATATCAGATGCCCTTGAAGATTATGATGCCCAAAGCCGTTACATGGAAAGACGCATTGCCCCCTTCGTAGATCAGAGGAATGATTACTTCAACCAAATCTATCTACGATCCATTCAAAGACGATGGGATGGAAAAAAGTACAATCAAAAAAATATGAAGATACTCATTGAGCTGCTAAATATAGAAACACCCATTGAACTTTCCGATATTAAAGAGCATTTTGACCCTGTATTCCTCCAAAGAGAAGAAAAATATCTCGAGGAGCTGTGGAGTCCTAAAAAATATCTAAGTGAAATCAAAGCGATTCCAGAATTAGAGGAATTCCTTAAAACCCCTTTTATGACTGAAATCATTGTCGATGTATTGCCAGGGATTAGACAAGAACTGGGAAAAGAAAGCACTGACCTTGCCCCGAAAAAGTGGACGGATATGATATAG
- a CDS encoding alpha-ketoacid dehydrogenase subunit alpha/beta: MVTTTPVQELLDLASNQRCYKTLEGVYRARFMDEKMQKLVRQNKGGTFHLYTGGHELIGVMSGQALIAGKDWGLPYYRDRAFAVGLGCDLSEIFGAFLAREVPHHSGGRMMPDHFSHKQFRIPCQSSVVGSQFLQAVGVAKGSRLSGTDEVVYVSGGDGSTSQGDFHEALNYSCLHKLGVIFVIQDNGWAISVPVEDQTAGGSIAHMAKGYTNLTVHEIDGCDYEAVSKALHAAVQKGRRLEGPTLIVAKVPRLGAHSSSDDPKKYKTDDHFEADAIRDPIPRLEEYLLKNNILTQEEVEALRDKVKEEIETAAIEGEGFPLQDPERVLDHIYKDVDTTFSETPDKRGESVVIMDAINHAIDEEMERDPGVIVFGQDVARGKGGVFGITRGLTDKYGEERCFNTPLAESTIVGTAIGLSVHSHFKPVVEIQFADYIWTGFNQLYNELASFHYRANGEWNCPIVIRMPSGGYIQGGPYHSQNIEAFLAHCPGLKVVMPSNAADAKMLLKSAIRDPNPVIFLEHKALYRQRVFSAKPEPTKDEIIPLGKATVVREGTDVTLIAWGLMVHMASEVAQKLEDEGISVEIIDLRTIAPLDIETILTSIEKTSKALIVHEAPVTCGFGAEVSAQISEQAFELLDAPLRRLGGKNTCVPYAKHLEDAVLPQKGDLESAVRTLATY, from the coding sequence ATGGTTACAACCACGCCCGTACAAGAACTTCTTGACCTCGCCTCTAATCAAAGGTGTTATAAGACCCTTGAAGGGGTCTATCGTGCACGCTTCATGGATGAGAAAATGCAAAAGCTTGTTCGACAGAACAAGGGCGGAACTTTCCATCTATACACGGGTGGTCATGAACTTATTGGCGTGATGTCCGGTCAGGCCCTTATCGCTGGAAAGGACTGGGGCCTTCCCTACTACCGTGACCGTGCCTTTGCCGTTGGCTTGGGGTGCGATCTTAGTGAAATATTTGGTGCTTTCTTAGCACGCGAAGTTCCCCATCACTCGGGGGGACGCATGATGCCCGACCATTTCTCTCATAAGCAGTTCCGTATTCCGTGCCAATCAAGTGTTGTTGGTTCTCAATTTTTGCAAGCAGTTGGCGTAGCTAAAGGTTCCCGCCTTTCTGGAACAGATGAGGTTGTTTATGTGTCTGGTGGCGACGGGTCTACCTCGCAAGGGGATTTCCATGAAGCTCTAAACTATTCATGCCTTCACAAGCTAGGGGTGATCTTTGTGATCCAAGACAATGGATGGGCGATTTCTGTTCCTGTTGAAGATCAAACAGCAGGGGGCTCTATTGCGCACATGGCGAAGGGCTACACCAACCTAACTGTTCATGAAATCGATGGGTGTGATTACGAGGCGGTATCAAAGGCGCTTCACGCAGCTGTTCAAAAAGGACGCAGGCTAGAAGGACCTACTCTTATCGTTGCAAAGGTTCCCCGCCTTGGTGCTCATAGTAGCAGTGACGATCCAAAGAAGTATAAAACCGACGATCATTTCGAAGCTGATGCCATCCGTGACCCGATTCCTCGCCTTGAAGAATACTTGCTTAAAAACAACATACTTACTCAAGAAGAGGTTGAAGCGCTTCGCGATAAAGTTAAAGAAGAGATCGAAACCGCAGCTATAGAAGGAGAGGGATTTCCTCTTCAAGATCCTGAGCGAGTTCTTGACCATATTTACAAAGATGTTGACACCACGTTTAGTGAAACCCCAGACAAGAGGGGTGAAAGCGTCGTAATTATGGATGCGATCAATCATGCCATAGATGAAGAAATGGAAAGAGATCCTGGCGTCATTGTTTTTGGGCAAGATGTTGCTCGCGGGAAGGGAGGCGTTTTTGGAATTACCCGTGGTTTAACAGATAAATATGGTGAAGAGCGGTGTTTCAACACTCCGCTTGCAGAGTCCACGATTGTTGGAACAGCTATAGGTCTTTCTGTTCATAGTCATTTTAAGCCTGTTGTAGAAATTCAATTTGCTGACTATATCTGGACGGGTTTCAATCAACTTTACAATGAACTTGCCAGCTTTCATTACCGCGCAAATGGTGAATGGAACTGCCCCATCGTGATCCGCATGCCCTCTGGTGGATATATCCAGGGAGGTCCCTACCATTCCCAAAATATCGAAGCATTTTTGGCTCATTGCCCTGGCCTCAAAGTTGTAATGCCTAGCAATGCGGCTGATGCAAAGATGCTTTTAAAAAGCGCCATTCGAGACCCCAACCCTGTCATTTTCCTTGAGCACAAAGCTCTCTATCGCCAGCGCGTATTCTCCGCAAAACCTGAACCGACAAAAGATGAAATCATTCCGCTTGGTAAAGCCACTGTTGTTCGGGAAGGAACCGATGTCACCCTTATCGCCTGGGGACTCATGGTTCATATGGCCTCGGAAGTGGCGCAAAAACTTGAAGACGAAGGGATTTCTGTTGAAATTATCGACCTTCGCACGATCGCACCTTTAGATATAGAGACCATTCTCACTTCAATCGAGAAAACAAGCAAAGCTTTGATTGTGCATGAGGCTCCTGTCACATGTGGGTTTGGTGCTGAAGTTTCTGCACAAATTTCAGAGCAAGCCTTTGAGCTTCTCGATGCGCCTCTGAGGCGTCTTGGCGGCAAGAACACCTGCGTTCCATACGCCAAGCACTTAGAAGATGCCGTTCTTCCTCAAAAGGGAGATCTCGAGAGCGCTGTCCGCACTCTCGCCACCTACTAA
- a CDS encoding UPF0158 family protein, whose protein sequence is MAKQKKQEAQNPLILRFHRLMDAFAKSDDERDFYLDTIEGFLVFADLDKSFEELDRLEKELQENQERYRLLPKMTYYETKKFMEGFVNEKVYDIDTKEKLLDIIGSKESRENFLEFIYDHLTELEKWQQYYHERSRIRIIEWLRQEEIRFAFEEDLDIVKPTLEKVKQNLFEVKVSKEIQGARDAITTKSKTYYSNEALNPRPKRGRPPKQAQKVELEPQYTVDIYMTVPPAVRPFQFNPDFTSTAVTFSAKFDTEAQLIASLRGSSRVKIDTKLEALSQRLESLRHLSDRLKGSSGLGIESEEKMIQAISQQGKEPEKAKISSIAKGFLPKKKGKQPKDKGEIQEMMQKKRQAGIKQVTPIKRGKKEKDEE, encoded by the coding sequence ATGGCAAAGCAGAAAAAACAAGAAGCACAAAATCCTCTTATCCTCCGGTTCCATAGACTCATGGATGCCTTTGCAAAGTCCGATGATGAGAGAGACTTTTACCTCGACACTATAGAAGGGTTCTTGGTGTTCGCAGATCTCGACAAAAGTTTTGAAGAGCTCGATCGCTTAGAAAAAGAGCTTCAGGAAAACCAAGAGAGGTACCGCCTTCTTCCGAAGATGACTTACTATGAAACCAAGAAGTTTATGGAAGGCTTTGTGAATGAAAAGGTTTATGATATCGACACAAAGGAAAAACTTCTTGATATCATTGGGTCTAAAGAATCGAGGGAAAATTTCCTTGAATTTATTTATGATCACCTAACCGAACTCGAAAAGTGGCAGCAGTATTATCACGAACGTTCCCGAATCCGTATTATCGAGTGGCTCCGTCAAGAAGAGATCCGTTTTGCGTTTGAAGAAGATCTTGATATCGTCAAGCCAACTTTGGAGAAAGTGAAGCAAAATCTTTTTGAGGTAAAAGTTTCAAAAGAAATTCAAGGCGCTCGTGATGCTATTACCACAAAATCAAAGACCTATTATTCGAATGAGGCATTAAACCCTCGACCTAAGAGAGGACGTCCTCCAAAGCAAGCGCAAAAAGTAGAGCTTGAACCTCAGTATACCGTTGACATCTATATGACAGTTCCTCCTGCTGTGCGCCCCTTTCAATTTAACCCTGACTTTACCAGCACTGCTGTGACCTTCTCTGCAAAATTCGATACAGAAGCTCAGCTCATTGCAAGCCTTCGAGGAAGCTCACGCGTAAAAATTGATACAAAACTCGAAGCTTTATCTCAGCGTCTTGAATCGCTCCGTCACTTGTCAGATCGACTCAAAGGCTCTTCTGGGCTAGGAATTGAGTCGGAAGAGAAAATGATTCAAGCTATAAGCCAACAAGGCAAAGAGCCTGAAAAAGCAAAAATCTCTAGTATCGCAAAAGGCTTTCTTCCAAAGAAAAAGGGAAAGCAGCCTAAAGATAAGGGAGAGATCCAAGAGATGATGCAGAAAAAGCGTCAAGCAGGGATCAAACAGGTGACCCCGATTAAGAGGGGCAAGAAAGAGAAGGATGAGGAGTGA